In Monodelphis domestica isolate mMonDom1 chromosome 4, mMonDom1.pri, whole genome shotgun sequence, one DNA window encodes the following:
- the EHD2 gene encoding LOW QUALITY PROTEIN: EH domain-containing protein 2 (The sequence of the model RefSeq protein was modified relative to this genomic sequence to represent the inferred CDS: inserted 1 base in 1 codon), protein MFSWLKRGGGGAARGQRAEAIRTVTTALKDLYRAKLLPLEEHYRFGSFHSPALEDADFEGKPMVLVAGQYSTGKTSFIQYLLEQEVPGSRVGPEPTTDCFVAVMHGETEGTVPGNALVVDPDKPFRKLNPFGNTFLNRFMCAHLPNQVLESISIIDTPGILSGAKQRVSRGYDFPAVLRWFAERVDLIILLFDAHKLEISDEFSEAIGALRGHEDKIRVVLNKADLVETQQLMRVYGALMWALGRVVGAPEVLRVYIGSFWAQPLLVPDNRRLFELEEQDLFRDIQALPRHAALRRLNDLVKRARLVRVHAYIISYLKKEMPSVFGKENKKKQLITNLPVIFAKIQLEHHISPGDFPDCEKMQELLMVHDFTKFHSLKPKLLEALDEMLTQDIAKLMPLLRQEELESPEVGVQGGAFEGTHMGPFMELGPGEALGEGGENGDDEAEWVVTKDKSKYDEIFYNLAPADGKLSGSKAKTWMVGTKLPNSVLGRIWKLSDVDRDGMLDDEEFALASHLIEAKLEGHGLPADLPRHXVPPSKRRHKGSAE, encoded by the exons ATGTTCAGCTGGCTGAAGCGCGGAGGTGGCGGGGCAGCCCGGGGCCAGCGGGCCGAAGCCATACGCACAGTGACCACCGCTCTCAAGGATCTGTATCGAGCCAAGCTGTTGCCACTGGAAGAACATTACCGTTTTGGGTCCTTCCACTCTCCAGCCCTGGAAGATGCCGATTTTGAAGGCAAGCCCATGGTGCTCGTGGCGGGCCAGTATAGCACAGGCAAGACAAGCTTCATCCAGTACCTGCTGGAGCAGGAGGTTCCTGGCTCTCGAGTTGGGCCAGAGCCCACAACCGACTGCTTTGTGGCTGTCATGCATGGTGAGACTGAGGGCACCGTGCCTGGCAATGCCCTCGTCGTTGACCCGGACAAGCCCTTCCGCAAACTCAACCCTTTCGGGAACACCTTCCTCAACAG GTTCATGTGTGCTCATCTGCCCAACCAAGTCCTAGAGAGCATCAGCATTATTGACACCCCGGGCATCCTTTCTGGGGCAAAGCAGAGAGTGAGCAGAG GCTACGACTTCCCGGCCGTCCTGCGCTGGTTTGCCGAGCGGGTGGATCTGATTATTCTCCTCTTCGATGCCCACAAGCTGGAGATCTCGGATGAGTTCTCGGAGGCCATCGGGGCGCTGCGGGGCCACGAGGACAAGATCCGGGTGGTCCTCAACAAGGCCGACCTGGTGGAGACCCAGCAGCTGATGCGCGTGTACGGGGCGCTCATGTGGGCCCTGGGCCGCGTGGTGGGGGCCCCCGAGGTCCTCCGGGTCTACATCGGCAGCTTCTGGGCCCAACCCCTGCTCGTCCCCGACAACCGGCGCCTTTTCGAGCTGGAGGAGCAGGACCTGTTCAGAGACATCCAGGCCCTGCCTCGCCACGCGGCTCTGCGCAGGCTCAATGACCTCGTCAAGCGGGCCCGCCTGGTCAGG GTGCACGCCTACATCATCAGCTACCTGAAGAAGGAGATGCCTTCTGTGTTTgggaaggaaaacaagaagaagCAGCTCATCACCAACTTGCCCGTCATCTTCGCCAAGATCCAGCTGGAGCATCACATCTCCCCGGGAGACTTCCCTGACTGTGAGAAGATGCAG GAACTCCTCATGGTTCACGACTTCACCAAGTTCCACTCCCTGAAACCCAAATTGTTGGAGGCTTTGGATGAGATGCTGACCCAGGACATCGCCAAGCTGATGCCGCTGCTTCGTCAGGAGGAGCTGGAGAGCCCCGAGGTGGgcgtgcagggtggggccttcgAGGGCACCCACATGGGCCCCTTCATGGAGCTGGGCCCCGGAGAGGCCCtcggagaagggggagagaacgGGGATGATGAAGCAGAGTGGGTGGTGACCAAGGACAAATCCAAGTACGACGAGATCTTCTATAACCTGGCTCCGGCTGACGGCAAGCTCAGCGGCTCGAAGGCCAAGACATGGATGGTGGGCACCAAGCTGCCCAACTCGGTCCTGGGCCGCATTTGGAAGCTGAGCGACGTGGACCGGGACGGCATGCTGGATGATGAGGAGTTTGCCCTGGCCAGTCACCTCATCGAAGCCAAGCTGGAGGGCCACGGGCTGCCCGCTGACCTGCCCCGGC TGGTGCCTCCCTCCAAGCGCCGCCACAAGGGCTCTGCCGAGTGA